In Shinella zoogloeoides, the genomic window CGATCTCGATGCCGCGCGGGGCCTGTTCGGCACCCCGGACCAGCGCGGCGGCCGCCGTTCGCACATGGCAGAGCGGCAACTGTCCGCCGGCAGGGCCGATGACGAGCCGACCGAGGCGGAGGCCTAGATGGGCGTTCCAGAGCCGGCCCTGTCCGTAGAGAATGCCGATCCGTAAAATCCAGGCATTGGTCCCGGATTGCAGGACAAGGGTCTCCTGCGCCAGCTTCGCGCGGCAATAGGCGTCGCGCAGGTTTGGCCTCCGCTCGGTCCTGCAGGTTTCGTCAAGCGCATCGTGCGGCGGCAGTGCCGTGGCGTCGTAGACCGAAAGCGAGCTTGCGAGAACGAAACGGCGGGGCTGCAGGGCAAGCAGGGCGCGGGTGGGCGCGAGCGTGCCCGCGCGCATTTGCGCATCGTCTCCCCGCATGCGGGCGGCAAGATGCAGCAGGCTGTCGGCTTCCGCGACAGCCTGCTGCACGGACCTTCCGGGTTTTGAAAGATCGGCCTCGACGACCCTGATCGCCGGATCGGCCGCCCATGCAAGTGGAACCTGGGATATGTGGCGAACGACGGCGCACACGCCATGGCCGCGCCGCCGGGCCTCGCTGACCGCCGCCTGCCCGAGAAAACCGGCCGCCCCGGTGATGCAGACCTTCAGACCGCCCATGGCATCGGCTCCATCGGCGCGCAGCTCGTCTGCATCTTCTTCGCCCCGCCCCATTGGCCGGCCGACTGGATGGCAAGGGTGACCTCGTTGAGATGCAGGGCGAAGTCGGCGGTGAGGCGGCAGGGCCGCCCTTCGTGCAGCGCCGCCAGCATCTCGGCGGGCCCGAGTGCGAAATTCATCGAGGCCGCGCCGCGACGCCCGACTTTGGGATGGGTCGGGCCCTTCAGCCGCAGCCGCGAGCGAAACGGGCTCTCCACCAGCCGCCGGCGCAGCGCGAAGCGGCGGCGAAAGCGGAGGGGAGCGGAATTGTCCCAGGCGCGGTCGAGTTCCAGCACGCCCTTGTCGGTGAAGACCCTGATCCGGTGGTCGTGGCTCGCCGTGATAGAGCAGGTCAGCCGCGCGACGATGCCGTCCTTGAAAAAGAGCGTCGCCGTCGAGAAATCGGGGGCGCAATCGCTCACGCCCCGCTTGTCCGGCTGGGTGGTAGCCGAAGCGGCCGTGACGCTCTCGACCGGCCCGAAGAACGCGATGAGCCAGCTGAGATAGTAACCCGCATGTTCCAGCGTGCAGCCCGTCCTGAATTCATCCTGATAGTGCCAGGGCGCGCCGCTTTCGCTGTGCCACTTCTCAAGCGGGGCCTGGGGAATGAAGCCGTCGTCCAGCTCGGCATAGATGAGGCGCGGCTGGCCGGCGAGATCGTGGCGCAGGGCGTGGCCGAGGGTTTGCGCCGCTTCGCCCAGCACGGAGCAGGGGGCGGAAGCGAGCATGAGCCGCTTCTTTTCGGCAAGCGCATGGAGCGCTTCTGCCTCCGGCATGGCCATTGCCAGCGGCTTCTCCGACCAGCAGGCGAACCCGGCTTCGAGAATGGCGCGGTTCACCGCATAATGCTCGGCGGGGTTCGTGAGATTGAGGAAAACGGTCTTTTCGTCTGCCGCGGCAAAGGCATCTTCGAGTGTTGCGAAGGGCGGGATGTTCCATTGCCGACAGAAGGCGGCCAACCGCTCCGGCTGCCGGTCATAGGCGCCGAGCGGAACGATGTCCGGAAAACTTGCGAACGAGCGCATGTAGAGGTCGGCGACGAAGCCGCAGCCGGTCAACATGACAGATTTGCGCGCCCGCCCGTTCTGCATGAACCCCACTCTTGTGACCCCTGCGGAACCGATGATCGGGATGATGGCGTGGGGCCGACGCACCTGCTGAACGCTGCCCCAGACCAGTAGCCCCGTCTCGGTTCTCGATTAAATGATGTATACCAAAACGCCGTGACGGCGGGGGGCTGCACAAAAGGGTAAGGCGGCCGTGCCGGGCTCCCTCAAAGGTGGATGCCTACCCGCGGCGGAGCCTTACCGACGGGCGGACCACCAGCGCCGCACCATTGCGCCGAGAAGGTAGCTGACATTCAGGATGACGAGGTAGAGGGCGGAAAGCATGAGCTTTTCCATGTCGAGATCGTCGGCGAGGGCCCAGAGGCCTGCTGCTATCGCAAGGAATGTAGCGGAAACCGGAACGAGCGCGATCGGCGCAAAATAGAAGCCAGTCAACATGCCAACGAGGAAGGCGAGGAACATCGTGTTAGCCGGTAGAGTTGCTGACTTTGGCACGTGCCGTACCTCTATCTCTATAGGCCGTTTGGTTAACATAGGGTTATGAAATACGTCGCCTGCGTCGAGCATCGGGGAACCGCCATCATTCGGCAGCCTGCATGGATGATCTTGCGAAGGCCGCAGGGCCGGGTTTCGGAGGAGTGTCAGTAGACCTTGCTGATGTCCTGGATGCAGACGACCGTGCGACAGATGATCTTCACGTCCAGCCAGAACGACCAGTTGTTGATGTACCAGAGGTCATGGTTGATGCGCTGCTCCATCCGGTCGACCGTCGGCGTCTCGCCGCGGCATCCGTTCACCTGGGCCCAGCCGGTGAGGCCCGGCTTCACATGCCGGCGGAAGGCGTATTGCTCGATCAGGCTGCTGTAGAGATCGTCATGGGCAAGGGCATGCGGGCGAGGACCGACCACGGACATGTCGCCGCGCAGCACGTTCCAGAGCTGCGGCAGTTCGTCGATGCTGGTCGAGCGGATGAACCGGCCGATCCGGGTCACGCGCTTGTCGTTCCTCGTTACCTGCTGCACCTCGCTGCCGTCTTCCATCACGGTCATGCTGCGGAATTTCAGGATGCGGAAAGGACGGTTGCCGTGTCCGTTACGGGACTGGACGAACAGGACCGGCCCGCGGCTCTCGATCTTGACCGCCAGCGCCACGATGAGAAGCATCGGGCAAAGGGCGATCAGGGACACCAGCGCGAAGGCGATGTCGAAGCTCCTCTTCAGGCAGCGTTCGAGGAATGTCAGCGGCGGGCGCTGCGTCTGGAAGGCCGCCATGCCGCCGATACGCTCACAGCCGTAGCACACGATGCCGCCGAGAATGCCGTCGAAGACCACGTTGACGGGAAGGCTCGAGCGCCGGAGCGCCGTCAGGCAGGATTCCAACGCCGTGCTGTCGGCCTCGCTCCAGACGATCAGGATCTCGTCGATGTCGCCCGAGCCGACGCTCCGGAGAATCTCGCCGGGAACAGGGTTTGCCGCATCCTCATCTGAAAGACGAATGATCTGCGTGATCGCCAGTCCGCTCTCCGCAGCCTTCTTCTCCAGACCATCGACGGAAAAATCGCTGCGGCAGACCAGCAGCACCTGCTTCATCAGGAACGTGCCGTGGGCGATCGCATGCGGCAGGCGGTAGTGCCAGAGATAGCGGATGCACACGAGACCCGCCAGCGCCCCGGATGCGCCGAACAGCGTGGCGCCGCGCGAAAAAGTCGCGCCGAGTTTCAGGAAGAAGAGGACGGTGAACAGGAAAGCCAGCGTGCCGGTGAAGAGCACGCAGATGCTGAAGATCTGCTGTCCCGGCACGATCAGCTTTTCGGGCTGATAGGCCTGCGCGCAGCTCATGGCGAGGACAAAGATGGTGGCGACCACCAGTCCGATCCCGACATGCAGCGACCAGTCTTCATAGATGCCGAAGGCAAGGTATTCGTAGGTGAAGTAACCGAGCGTGCTGGCGCCGAATAGCCATATGAAATCAACCGCGGCGGCGATGTAGGCAATAGCCTCGTAGCTCAGCGCGCGCCGTGCGCGCAGCTGTCGGAGCGACGAATAGGGAAGCCCTGCTACAGGGTCGATATGCATAACCATTTATTAACCCCCACACTCGAAGCCAAGATTATCATGGGCTCTGGAGGGCCAACAACGCGGCGAGCGCTACGCCTTAAGGGGCGACGTTTACCTTGCTGGGAAGCACGAGGCGCTCAGCCTCTACGGAGGCGGAGGGCAGGATCAGGCTTTCGGTGGATGGCAGGATGCCGCGCAATATCAAAAGGAGAAGAAGCGCCCCACGGCCTGCAGGAAATTGCTACTTCCGAGGTAGCTGCGCCGAAGGAAACCACCGTCAAGAGAGCTATGCGCCGGTGTTTGAGGGCGCGCGCGGCGGCTATGTGCGGTCTATTCCCGTTCCACCGGGCACTTGTCGAGAAGGCGCGGCGCCCGCTCCACAGGGGAGTGGA contains:
- a CDS encoding Gfo/Idh/MocA family protein translates to MLTGCGFVADLYMRSFASFPDIVPLGAYDRQPERLAAFCRQWNIPPFATLEDAFAAADEKTVFLNLTNPAEHYAVNRAILEAGFACWSEKPLAMAMPEAEALHALAEKKRLMLASAPCSVLGEAAQTLGHALRHDLAGQPRLIYAELDDGFIPQAPLEKWHSESGAPWHYQDEFRTGCTLEHAGYYLSWLIAFFGPVESVTAASATTQPDKRGVSDCAPDFSTATLFFKDGIVARLTCSITASHDHRIRVFTDKGVLELDRAWDNSAPLRFRRRFALRRRLVESPFRSRLRLKGPTHPKVGRRGAASMNFALGPAEMLAALHEGRPCRLTADFALHLNEVTLAIQSAGQWGGAKKMQTSCAPMEPMPWAV
- a CDS encoding exopolysaccharide biosynthesis polyprenyl glycosylphosphotransferase; protein product: MVMHIDPVAGLPYSSLRQLRARRALSYEAIAYIAAAVDFIWLFGASTLGYFTYEYLAFGIYEDWSLHVGIGLVVATIFVLAMSCAQAYQPEKLIVPGQQIFSICVLFTGTLAFLFTVLFFLKLGATFSRGATLFGASGALAGLVCIRYLWHYRLPHAIAHGTFLMKQVLLVCRSDFSVDGLEKKAAESGLAITQIIRLSDEDAANPVPGEILRSVGSGDIDEILIVWSEADSTALESCLTALRRSSLPVNVVFDGILGGIVCYGCERIGGMAAFQTQRPPLTFLERCLKRSFDIAFALVSLIALCPMLLIVALAVKIESRGPVLFVQSRNGHGNRPFRILKFRSMTVMEDGSEVQQVTRNDKRVTRIGRFIRSTSIDELPQLWNVLRGDMSVVGPRPHALAHDDLYSSLIEQYAFRRHVKPGLTGWAQVNGCRGETPTVDRMEQRINHDLWYINNWSFWLDVKIICRTVVCIQDISKVY
- a CDS encoding NAD-dependent epimerase/dehydratase family protein encodes the protein MGGLKVCITGAAGFLGQAAVSEARRRGHGVCAVVRHISQVPLAWAADPAIRVVEADLSKPGRSVQQAVAEADSLLHLAARMRGDDAQMRAGTLAPTRALLALQPRRFVLASSLSVYDATALPPHDALDETCRTERRPNLRDAYCRAKLAQETLVLQSGTNAWILRIGILYGQGRLWNAHLGLRLGRLVIGPAGGQLPLCHVRTAAAALVRGAEQAPRGIEIVNVLDDQLPERGVYIAALRARGDVSRHLPVGWSVPYFLAGLVRDRGPGLLRRPVVAARLKPLTYPNRRMQARLGPLSTADWHAAMEEPA